The nucleotide sequence AGCGACAGCGACATGCCGTCGATGCCCTTGGTCACGGTGGACATTAAAATCCACACCAGCCAGAACAGGCCGAACGCCATCGTCAGCATCGACATGCACAGCGCGATACGGTTTTTCTGACGGCGCCAGGCCTGCCTCTTGCGACGGGTTTCCAGCGAGTCAGAACGATTTTCAATGCCAATGCTCGCCATCAGCGCGCTCCTTCGTTTTTCGCCAGACGCATGATCATCAGCTTCGAACAGGCCAGCACGATAAAGGTAATCACAAACAAGATCAGCCCCAGTTCCATCAGCGCGGCGGTATGCAGCCCGGTATCGGCTTCGGCGAATTCGTTAGCCAGCGCGGAGGTGATGCTGTTGCCCGGCATATAGAGCGAGAGGCTGTCGAGTTGGTAGGTGTTGCCGATGATGAACGTCACCGCCATCGTTTCGCCCAACGCACGGCCGAGCCCCAGCATGACGCCGCCAATCACGCCGTTTTTGGTGAACGGCAGCACGATGTGCCAGATAACTTCCCAGGTAGTGCAGCCGATGCCGTAAGCCGATTCTTTCATCATCACCGGCGTCTGTTCGAACACATCACGCATCACCGCCGCAATGTAAGGAATTATCATGATGGCCAGAATCACCCCGGCGGCCAGAATGCCGATGCCGAACGCCGGCCCGGAGAACAGGGTGCCGACCAGCGGGATACTGGAGAACACGTTGCCCACCGGCTGCTGGAAATACCTGGCGAACAACGGGGCGAACACAAACAGCCCCCACATGCCGTAAACGATACTCGGGATCGCGGCCAGCAGTTCAATCGCCACACCCAGCGGACGTTTCAGCCAGCCCGGCGCCAGTTCCGTCAGGAACAGCGCGATACCGAAACTAATCGGAATGGCGATGATCAGCGCAATCAGCGAGGTCACGATGGTGCCGTAAATCGGTACCAGCGCGCCGAATTGCCCGGCTGGCGCATCCCACTCCTTGGTCCACAGGAAGGAAAAACCAAACGTTTTAATGCTTGGCCAGGAGGCAAAAATCAGGGAAACGATAATTCCGCCCAGCAGCAGCAACGTCAACAGGGCCGCCAGCCTGACCAGCGCCCCGAAGAGAATGTCGCCCTGTTTTCCCGGAGGTGTAATGGTTGGCTTGTGTTCAGCCATACGTCTCTCTTCTTTCAGATAACTGCGTTTTTCAGATAACTGCGTCTTTAATCAGGTCATTGGAGGAAAACCTAATGAAGGAGGAAACCCCAATGAATGTCAGAGGTGGATACCCCGTTTCCGGTTTATCCACCTCTCGGTAATTACATCGCTGATACTGTTAACCGCAATCAGTACAGCGCTTTACCGCTGCTGTCTTTGATCTGGGTTTTCCATGCCGCACGCACCTGCGCCACAACGTCTTTCGGCAGGGTGGCGTAATCCAGCGCTTTCGCCTGATCGCCGCCCTTGTTGTAGGCCCAGTCAAAGAACTTCAGCACTTCTCTGCCTTGCTCCGGCTTGCTCTGCTCTTTGTGAACCAGAATGAAGGTGGTAGAGGTGATCGGCCATACGTCGGCGCCTTTCTGGTCAGTCAGGTCCTGCGCGAAGGATTTGCTCCAGTCCACCCCTTTAGCGGCGTTGCTGAAAGACCCTTCCGTCGGGCTGACGGCCTTACCGTCGGCAGAAATCAGCTTGGTGTAAACCAGGCTATTCTGTTTGGCGTACGCGTACTCAACGTAACCGATAGACCCCGGCAGACGCTGAACGAACGCCGCGATACCGTCGTTGCCTTTACCGCCCAGACCGGTCGGCCAGTTTACGGTGTTGCCCGCGCCAATCTTCTCTTTCCACTCGCTGTTCACTTTAGCCAGATAGCTGGTGAACACGTAGGACGTACCGGAACCGTCGGCACGACGTACCACGGCGATATCCTGATCCGGCAGTTTCACGCCCGGGTTCAGTTTGACGATGGCTGCGTCGTTCCATTTCTTGATTTTGCCCAGGTAGATGTCACCCAGCGTTTTGCCATCCAGCGTCAGTTCACCGGTTTTCACACCCGGCACGTTAACCGCCAGTACGATACCGCCAATCACGGTTGGGAACTGGAACAGGCCTTCCTGAGCCAACTTGTCATCCGCCAGCGGCGCATCGGAGGCGCCGAAATCCACGGTTTTGGCGATAATTTGCTTCACGCCGCCCGAAGAACCGATGCCCTGATAGTTAACTTTGTTGCCGGTTTCTTTTTCGTAAGAATCAGCCCACTTTGCATAAACCGGAGCGGGGAACGTCGCACCTGCACCAGTGAGGTTTGCCGCGGCGAAAGCAGAAATCGCCGTCAGAGAAAAACTTGCAGCAACGATACTGGCAACAGTGGTACGCATAAGTTTCATAATCCCTCCTGTGGGATACGTAGACGTGTAGACCCGGAGCTATTGTTTAATCAGAGTGTAGTTTGCTGGTGGAGAAAATAGGTCAATTCGGTGACAGTAAAATGTACGCAATATGACAGTTGTGTGACAGGTGAGTCAGAACTGGGTATGCCTGCCTGGCAGAGGCAAGCATTTATTTAACAATCTATACAATACTTTCAACGATATACTTCTATGAATCCCCAGTTCCGGTAAAATCGCTTGTCACACATGCTATTTAGACCTTGAATATGTCCGTCTCTGACCAAAGGAGTGAAGCACAGTCATGGCAACCGACTTTGAAGATGCTTGTGAACGCCACTGGCAAGATGCAGAAATCCTGTTTCATCTGGGACGCTGGGCCAAT is from Dickeya dianthicola NCPPB 453 and encodes:
- the pstC gene encoding phosphate ABC transporter permease PstC — translated: MAEHKPTITPPGKQGDILFGALVRLAALLTLLLLGGIIVSLIFASWPSIKTFGFSFLWTKEWDAPAGQFGALVPIYGTIVTSLIALIIAIPISFGIALFLTELAPGWLKRPLGVAIELLAAIPSIVYGMWGLFVFAPLFARYFQQPVGNVFSSIPLVGTLFSGPAFGIGILAAGVILAIMIIPYIAAVMRDVFEQTPVMMKESAYGIGCTTWEVIWHIVLPFTKNGVIGGVMLGLGRALGETMAVTFIIGNTYQLDSLSLYMPGNSITSALANEFAEADTGLHTAALMELGLILFVITFIVLACSKLMIMRLAKNEGAR
- the pstS gene encoding phosphate ABC transporter substrate-binding protein PstS, whose translation is MKLMRTTVASIVAASFSLTAISAFAAANLTGAGATFPAPVYAKWADSYEKETGNKVNYQGIGSSGGVKQIIAKTVDFGASDAPLADDKLAQEGLFQFPTVIGGIVLAVNVPGVKTGELTLDGKTLGDIYLGKIKKWNDAAIVKLNPGVKLPDQDIAVVRRADGSGTSYVFTSYLAKVNSEWKEKIGAGNTVNWPTGLGGKGNDGIAAFVQRLPGSIGYVEYAYAKQNSLVYTKLISADGKAVSPTEGSFSNAAKGVDWSKSFAQDLTDQKGADVWPITSTTFILVHKEQSKPEQGREVLKFFDWAYNKGGDQAKALDYATLPKDVVAQVRAAWKTQIKDSSGKALY